In Haliscomenobacter hydrossis DSM 1100, the DNA window AGCCTCCGGTTGATTCCACTTCGGCGGCGTGTTGCCAATCGGTGGCACTTTTTTCAACATATACCCCTGCGTAAGGCATGAGTCCCAATTTTTCGCTCAATTGCCGGATCAAAAACAGGTTGCCATTGCCACTTAAACGGGTGCCAAAGCGGTAATCATCTTCGTTTTTGCCGTTGAGTTTGATACTGCTTTCCAGGTTCAGTCCCCAGCCCTTCCAACGCAGGGTATAATTGGAACTCAACAAATAGTCCAGACTCCCCGTACCCAATTGAAAATTGGCGTTGTTGACCTGCGTGGCATCCATATCCGAAAATTGGAATTGCCCGGTGGGTAGTTTTAAACCGCCGCCTACAAAAAAGCTGTGTCGCCAGCCTTCCAGATTGTTCCCCCGCATGGTGCTCCATACCTGATAATTGGCCAAAAACAACACATCGCCCAAACCTTGAACCTTCATCTCCCGGTCGGTTTGCATGCGGTGATTAAAGCTAAACGGGACAAAGCCCAATAGCTGCACCCGTGGATGCAGGTAATACCGGGTGAACAGCTCCGTGCTTTGAAAAATATCGTGTGCGCCATACGGCACCAGCCCGCCATGACCGTCATAAATACTATTGCGGTAGCGCAGACCAACAAAATTGTTGTTCTGTTGGGGCATGATGCCCAAGTAATAGCCCCCTGCTGAACAGCCACATACGTCACAAGCCGAAACATAGCTGAAACTCAGGCTAAAAACCAAACTCAATATCCAGGTAATTTTTGGCATGGCTTTGGGTTTTATTGTTCCGACAATTTCCGGTCGCGCAGAAAGGTGTCGTCGCTTAAGGTTTTTAAAAAAGCCTTGATTTGTTCCTTCTCTTCGTTACTGAGTTCAATGCCCAATTTGCCGTTTTGCTTGAGCAAGGGATCGAGGGTCGTTTGGTCGCGTATGCCCAAAGTGTAGTGCGTCAACACTTCATCGAGGGTGTAAAAACGGCCATCGTGCATGTAAGGCCCGGTGTTGGCTACATTCCGCAGGCTGGGCACCTTGAATTTGTAATCGTCTTCCTCGTTGAGGGTAATGCGGTATCGGCCCCGGTCTTTGTTGAATTCGTGGCTCAGGCCGTTGTTGCGAAAACTGAAATCGGAGAAGAGTTCGCCTTTGTGGCAAGAGGCACATTTTTGTTGAAACACCTGCATTCCGGCCAGTTCGCTGCTGTTGAGTTCGCCCCCTGCTTCCTTGCGCACATACTTGTCGTAGCGCGAATCGGCTGAAATACACATCAACATGAACTGTGACATGGCCTTGAGCATACGGTCGGTAGTGACTTCAGTGCTGCCAAAAGTAGCCTTGAACATGGACCCATATTTGCTGCTATTCCGCACTTTTTCTACCGCTTTTTTCAGATCCTCGTCCATTTCCAGCGGATTTTCGATGGGGGCAATGGGCTGCAAATCCAGATCGTGTACGCCCCCATCCCAGAAAAAAGTATTGTGCCAGGCCAGGTTCATGATCGGTGGGCTGTTGCGTTCACCCAACTGGTCATCAATGCCATGACTGAGGTCATGCCCGTGGTGGGTAAATGCCGCACTTTGCTGGTGACAGGCACCACAACTGATGGAGCCGTCGCGCGACAAGATGGGGTCGTAAAAGAGTGTACGCCCCAGTTCAAACCCGGCTGTGCTGATGGGGTTTTTCTTCAGGTCATAAACCGGCTCGGGAAAATTGGCCGGTTTGACAAACTGAATGTTTTCTTGTTCTGCCTCTGGTTGGCAAGACCAAAGCAGGGCCGCTATGATGAGGATGAAGTTGAGCATAGGTTTCATAAGTTCGAAGGTTCGGGGGTTCGAAGGTTCAGGGGTTCGGGGCAGTTTCCAAGCGAAGTCAAGGTGTCGCTTTGATCCCACGAACGTCGAACCTCCGAACCCTGTTAGTTAATCATTGTGTACATGATGCACCTGGAACATCTCTACGTAATTGTTGGCAATGTTCACTGAATAAGGCGCAAACATGACGGTGGTATTGCTACCAATGCTCACCTTACTACTCCCTTCGAATACTTTCAGAATGTCAACAACAATATGCAATTGAGGCGTGATGCTGCTCCGGACGGTTGCTTTTTCGCCACCAAAAGTGCGGGTGATCGTTTTGACGTTGTTGATGGTTTTGCTGTTCATGCCTCCAAAACCACCGATGTGGTAGCGGAATTTTTTGTTACCCGCCGCATCAGCCGTCGCTTGAGGAGACAACCCTTCCATTTTGAAAAAAATGTAGCCCGAGTTCCAACTCCAGTACATGTTGTCCTCGCCGCTGTTGGCCGCAGGATCGAGGATACCCGTACGTTTGGCCAAATCCATGGTATTGCGAGTACTGTCCACACCTACGGTGAAAGTCACTTCGGTGTAATCGCCAGCAGGAATGTTGTTGATTTTGAGCAATTGTGAAGCTTTGTTGCTCTCTTTTACCAAAAAATAGCTGCTGTCTTGGGGTACTACAACTGTACTGCCATCCCCTTTTTTCAGTTTGATGTTGCTGATGTAATAATTGAGCAAGGTTACATTGAACTGGTCTCCGTTGGCATTGGTGTAGGTTTGAGGGCCGTTCAACTGCAGGTTTTGCGAACCGACTACGTTGTCAAACTCCAGGATGATGTTGCCCTTGTCATTGGGGCCAAACTCGCCTTCATCGTCTTTGTCACATGAAAAAGTAAAAAAAGTGGTACTGAACAGTGCCATCACTGTCAGGATATTTTTGACATTCATTGGTGTTGCGTTTTTGAATTAAACCGAATGCCACAAAGGCGCAAATAAGCATAGCTAGACACCGTCCACGGGTATCTTAGTGCCTTTGTCGCAAAAAAAAAGCTAGGGAAACGGGCAGACTACGCCCATCGGATTACACCAATGCAATGGAAGGTGGCTTGATCAAAGCCAAAAGGTGAACAATAGTAGTAGGGATCGTATAAAAAAACTGTTGGCTGATCCGGGAGCTCAGCACAACTGAACGCAATTGTAATTTAAACACCTGAAACACGTATACCAGATCTTTGCCCAACAAATTTTCGAGGCCATTGACAAAGTTATCGTGCCCTTGCCGCTGCACCTCGCGCATCTTGGTCATCAGGAAACACTTGCCATCGCAATGCATCTCCGGTCGATCCTTGTTAATACACAATTCCTTCGCGATAAACGGCTGATTGGCCTTGAACCATACCCATACCAATCCCATCTTCCAGCTTGGCCAGAGGATCAGGATGAGAAAGAAGTAGGCAAAAAAGGTTCTCATGCGTTGAATCGCTATGTTATTGTTTTGTTGGCGCAATAATACTCCAAATGTGCTTATAGCACCAATGATTTTTGTTAAAAATCAAAAAAACTTAAATTATCGCTCTCCATTTTCTACACCTCAGTACCCAAAGTCTACACCTCAGTCTTCTTTTTTTGCTCCCCCTCCCCTATCCCTGCATCTTTGTGTTGTTCGCTGCCCAATGCACGAACCATACAACTTATGAAAAAGGGATTGCTCACACTGGTTTTTGGTTTATCAAGCCTGTTTCTAAGCGCTCAAACCCTACTCAAAGGTGTGGTCACGAGTACCACTGGAGAAAACATCATCGGTGCCAACATCGTTTTGTTGGGCACCTACGACGGAACTTCTTCCGACCTCAATGGTGAATTCAACTTTAGCACTACCGAAACTGGTAAACAGGTTTTACAAATCACCTACATTGGTTGTGACACCCTCAGTTTACCCGTCGAACTGCGAGGGCAGCCGCTGGAATTCAAGTTCAAACTCAAAGAAACCGTCAACGAGCTGAACGCAGTGACCATCGTCTCCGGCGTTTTCGAAGCCAGCGATACCAAAAAAAGTGTGGTCTTGAAGTCGGTCGACATTGCCCTCACCGCCGGAGCGGTAGCCGACATCACCGGCGCGATGCTGACCCTGCCGGGAACCACCCGCAACCCCGAAACTGGCCAGTTATTGGTACGCGGAGGGGCCGCCTACGAAACCCGCACCCTCATGGATGGACTCTACGTACAAAATGCCTACAACAGCACCACGGCCAACATGCCCGCCCGCAATCGTTTTTCGCCTTTTTTGTTCAAAGGCATGATGTTCAGTTCGGGGGGCTATTCTGCCGAATACGGTCAGGCTTTGTCCTCCGCCCTCATCCTCAATACGACCGATGTGGTGGGGCAAAACACCACGGGCATCCAGTTGTTGTCGGTAGGCGGCGGACTTTCGCAGCAAAAACGTTGGGAAAACAGCTCTTTGAGCGTGAGTGGAACTTACAGCAACCTCAGTCCTTACTTCAAACTCATCAAGCAAAATTTTGACTGGAAACAAGCCCCCACGTCGGGCAACGCCGAACTTTCCTTCAAAACCAAAACCAGCCAAACCGGGATTTTCAAGTTTTATGCCACAGGTTCCAGCAACGGTTTCAACATGAATGTGGCCATTGCCGGAGACGAAAGTCAAAAAATGCCCTTAAAACTGAGTGGAGAAAACCTGTACACCAATGCTTCCTATCGAGACATCGTGTTCAAAGATTGGACCTTGTTTGTGGGTTCGGCCTATAGTTGGAACCGCGATAAAATCCGCCAAAACTTTGACCTCAACACCCTGCAACAATCAGCCCAAACCCGTTTCAGCCTCTCCCATTCCCTGAGCGAGCAAGTCAAACTGAAGTTTGGTGCCGAACACATCTGGAGTCTTTTTGATGAAAAATACACCGAGGGACAAACCTTCACGACCCTGCACCCCGACAACTACCTGGCGGCCTTCGCCGAAACCGACCTGAGTTTTAACGACAAATGGTTGGCCAGGGTGGGTATCAGGGCCGAACATTCCAGCCTCTTGCACAAAGGAAATGTAGCGCCCCGCTTGTCTACCGCCTACATCCTGCGCAAAGGAGAACAAATTGCGCTGTCCTTCGGTCAGTTTTACCAGACTCCCGAACATACCCAAATGCGCCGCAGTACCGCCGTGGGGTTTGAACAAGCCGATCATTACATCCTGACTTACCAAAAACAGGCGGAAGGTTACGTATTCCGGGTGGAAGGCTATTACAAAAAATACCACAACCTGCTCAAAACGACGGGTGAACTGCCCAACAATACGGGTTATGGCTACGCCCGTGGCGTCGACCTGTTTTGGCGCGATTCCAAAAGCATCAAAAACGGGGATTATTACATCTCGTATAGCTTTTTGGATACCGAGCGCAACTACCGCGATTTTCCGGTACAGGCCATGCCTTATTTTGCAGCCAAACACAACGCCGCTATCGTGTATAAGCACTGGATTCATAAGTTGAGCACCATGCTGAGCGCGACCTACGCTTTTCAGTCGGGTCGCCCGTACAATGACCCCAATACCACGCAGTTCAACGGCAGCCGCACGCCCGTATACCAAGACCTGAGTGTGACGGTGTCGTACATCACCAACATCAAGGACAATTTCACGGTGCTGTACCTGGCCGCCAACAATGTACCGGGGTTTCGGCAAGTATCGGGCTACCGCTTTTCCAATACCCCCGATGCCAGTGGCCAATACCTGGGTTCGCCCATTGTGCCCCCGGCCAAACGGTTTATTTTCCTGGGTTTGATCATGACCATTGGCGAAAAATTTGAAAAAAACCAGGGCAACAACGATGACATTTGATCATTCAAAAAACCATACAACCATGAAAAATCTCGCAATTTTGTTCCTCAGTTTTTTGTTCATGACCACCACCCTTCAAGCACAAAATGGAAAATTTCAAATGGCCATGGGTAAAGCCTTGGGTGAAATGGCCAGCAACAAAGGCGTAGAGGGTTTAAAAACCAGCGCCAATACCTTTTCCCGTATTGCCAGTGTCGAAACCACCGAATGGCTGCCGCAGTACTACGCCGCCCTCTGTCATTTGTACGCCGGATACAGCATCATGGAAAGCAACATGGCCGAGGCCCAAAACCTGGCCAAAACAGCCCTGACGGAAATCCAGGCTGCCCAAAAAATCGCTCCCAGCGAATCAGAATTGGTAGCCCTCGAAGCCTTTGCCTATCAACTGCAATTGCTCGAAGACCCCATGACCAAAGGCGCCGAAATGAGTGGAAAAATATTCGCCACCCTGGGCAAAGCCGAATCTTTGAATCCCGCAAACCCCAGAACGTATTATCTTCGGGGGAACTTTACGCTGAACATGCCCGAGTTTTTTGGTGGCGGGGCGGCGAAGGCTTCACCGGATGTACAAAAGGCTGTGGCGGCTTATGCGGCTTTTACTCCCGCGTCTCCTTTTCATCCCAATTGGGGAGCAGAGGAAGCTACGGAATTGGCGGAGAAGGTGAAGTAAGTTCCATAAGTGATTTTTTAACACAAAGGACACCAAGGAAGCACAAGGGGCACAATAATTGGATGTGATTGCCTTGTGAACTTTGTGCTTCCTTGGTGTCCTTTGTGTTAAAAACCGAATACTGCAAAACGTGAAGTACCTCAAGGAAATACTCCTCATTTTTTTTATCCTCGGCGGCATCATGACCAGTCTGGAGTTGATCTTCGATTCCGACGAACGAAACCTCCCTGAATTCCTACGCGAATTGGCCATGAACGGCACCGGGAGTGTGCTGATGTGGTCAGGAAACGCCTACCTGGCCGACATCCTGGACGTCTATTTTCCCTGGACAAAAAACTCGGTCCTCCGTTTGAGCGTGAGTATCCTCGCCACCTTGTTGTACACCTTTCTGGCCTGGGGGTTTTTGGTTTGGCTGTGGAGTTTTTTGTATGGTCGCCCTTTCCATTGGAACTACATCTTCAACGTTTTTGGAGAAGGTGCTTTTATGACCACCCTGATCATCACGGTACTAATTTCAGCATTTATGCACGGGCGTGGATTTTTAATTTCCTGGAAAGAAACCCTGATTGAAGCTGAACACTTAAAAAAGGAGCACATCGCCGCCAAATACGAAGCGCTCAAAAATCAGGTCAATCCGCATTTTTTGTTCAACAACTTCAATGTATTGGCTACCCTGGTCCACAAAGACGCGGATTTGGCCGAACGTTTCGTCAAACAATTGGCCAATGTGTATCGCTACGTACTCGATAGCCGCGAGCAAGAACTAGTGCCCCTGGAGCAAGAGTTGAAACAACTGGATGCCTACGTTTTTTTGATGAAAATTCGTTTTGGTGAGAGCTTACAAATCCAGGTGGCGCCCGAATTGAGCGATATGAAGGACCTGAGTTTGGCCCCACTCACTTTACAAATGTTGGTGGAAAACGCCCTCAAACACAACGAAGCTTCCAAGTCCAATCCGCTGCTCATCGAGGTATTTGCCGATCAGGAAGGTTATTTGGTAGTCAAAAACCGCTTGCAAGCCAAACAAAACGTAGGTGAATCTACCGGGGTAGGCTTGGCCAACATCAGTGGCCGCTACAAGTTTTTGAGCAACAAAGCAGTACAAACTTCGCAGGAAGGAGGTTTTTTCACGGTCAAAATCCCCCTGGTTCCATCATGAAAGTAGTCATTGTAGAAGATGAAGAACTGGCCGCCGAAGGTTTGATCCTGGCCCTGCAACGCCTGGAAGCAACGGCGGAAGTTGTGGCCGTACTGGATTCCGTACGT includes these proteins:
- a CDS encoding MbnP family protein, encoding MNVKNILTVMALFSTTFFTFSCDKDDEGEFGPNDKGNIILEFDNVVGSQNLQLNGPQTYTNANGDQFNVTLLNYYISNIKLKKGDGSTVVVPQDSSYFLVKESNKASQLLKINNIPAGDYTEVTFTVGVDSTRNTMDLAKRTGILDPAANSGEDNMYWSWNSGYIFFKMEGLSPQATADAAGNKKFRYHIGGFGGMNSKTINNVKTITRTFGGEKATVRSSITPQLHIVVDILKVFEGSSKVSIGSNTTVMFAPYSVNIANNYVEMFQVHHVHND
- a CDS encoding TonB-dependent receptor, giving the protein MKKGLLTLVFGLSSLFLSAQTLLKGVVTSTTGENIIGANIVLLGTYDGTSSDLNGEFNFSTTETGKQVLQITYIGCDTLSLPVELRGQPLEFKFKLKETVNELNAVTIVSGVFEASDTKKSVVLKSVDIALTAGAVADITGAMLTLPGTTRNPETGQLLVRGGAAYETRTLMDGLYVQNAYNSTTANMPARNRFSPFLFKGMMFSSGGYSAEYGQALSSALILNTTDVVGQNTTGIQLLSVGGGLSQQKRWENSSLSVSGTYSNLSPYFKLIKQNFDWKQAPTSGNAELSFKTKTSQTGIFKFYATGSSNGFNMNVAIAGDESQKMPLKLSGENLYTNASYRDIVFKDWTLFVGSAYSWNRDKIRQNFDLNTLQQSAQTRFSLSHSLSEQVKLKFGAEHIWSLFDEKYTEGQTFTTLHPDNYLAAFAETDLSFNDKWLARVGIRAEHSSLLHKGNVAPRLSTAYILRKGEQIALSFGQFYQTPEHTQMRRSTAVGFEQADHYILTYQKQAEGYVFRVEGYYKKYHNLLKTTGELPNNTGYGYARGVDLFWRDSKSIKNGDYYISYSFLDTERNYRDFPVQAMPYFAAKHNAAIVYKHWIHKLSTMLSATYAFQSGRPYNDPNTTQFNGSRTPVYQDLSVTVSYITNIKDNFTVLYLAANNVPGFRQVSGYRFSNTPDASGQYLGSPIVPPAKRFIFLGLIMTIGEKFEKNQGNNDDI
- a CDS encoding sensor histidine kinase, giving the protein MKYLKEILLIFFILGGIMTSLELIFDSDERNLPEFLRELAMNGTGSVLMWSGNAYLADILDVYFPWTKNSVLRLSVSILATLLYTFLAWGFLVWLWSFLYGRPFHWNYIFNVFGEGAFMTTLIITVLISAFMHGRGFLISWKETLIEAEHLKKEHIAAKYEALKNQVNPHFLFNNFNVLATLVHKDADLAERFVKQLANVYRYVLDSREQELVPLEQELKQLDAYVFLMKIRFGESLQIQVAPELSDMKDLSLAPLTLQMLVENALKHNEASKSNPLLIEVFADQEGYLVVKNRLQAKQNVGESTGVGLANISGRYKFLSNKAVQTSQEGGFFTVKIPLVPS
- a CDS encoding cytochrome-c peroxidase; this translates as MLNFILIIAALLWSCQPEAEQENIQFVKPANFPEPVYDLKKNPISTAGFELGRTLFYDPILSRDGSISCGACHQQSAAFTHHGHDLSHGIDDQLGERNSPPIMNLAWHNTFFWDGGVHDLDLQPIAPIENPLEMDEDLKKAVEKVRNSSKYGSMFKATFGSTEVTTDRMLKAMSQFMLMCISADSRYDKYVRKEAGGELNSSELAGMQVFQQKCASCHKGELFSDFSFRNNGLSHEFNKDRGRYRITLNEEDDYKFKVPSLRNVANTGPYMHDGRFYTLDEVLTHYTLGIRDQTTLDPLLKQNGKLGIELSNEEKEQIKAFLKTLSDDTFLRDRKLSEQ